One segment of Fuscovulum ytuae DNA contains the following:
- the choW gene encoding choline ABC transporter permease subunit, translating to MEWLTDYKIPVGKTAKAAFDWMNSHLGPLFDAISVVMEAMIDGILWVLQTPHPMVIIAAFIGLTWYLQRSWKVCLGVFFGFLFILNQGYWEETTESLTLILAACVVCMGVGVPIGIAAAHRPRLYRAMVPVLDLMQTLPTFVYLIPAIVFFGLGMVPGLIATVIFVLPAPIRLTHLGISTTPQALLEAATAFGATPRQRLWKVELPWALPQIMAGLNQTIMLSLSMVVIAALVGANGLGVPVIRALNSVNTSLGFESGFIIVVVAILLDRMLRIGDQK from the coding sequence ATGGAGTGGCTGACCGATTACAAGATCCCGGTGGGCAAGACGGCGAAGGCCGCCTTCGACTGGATGAACAGCCATCTTGGCCCCCTGTTCGACGCGATCTCGGTCGTGATGGAGGCGATGATCGACGGCATCCTTTGGGTGCTGCAAACGCCCCACCCTATGGTCATCATTGCGGCCTTCATCGGGCTGACATGGTATCTGCAGCGGTCTTGGAAGGTCTGCCTTGGGGTTTTCTTCGGGTTTCTGTTTATCCTGAACCAAGGCTATTGGGAGGAAACGACCGAAAGCCTGACCCTTATCCTTGCCGCCTGTGTCGTCTGCATGGGGGTTGGCGTGCCCATCGGCATCGCCGCCGCGCATCGCCCGCGGCTTTACCGCGCCATGGTGCCGGTGCTTGACCTGATGCAGACGCTGCCCACCTTCGTCTATCTGATCCCGGCCATCGTTTTCTTCGGCCTTGGCATGGTGCCGGGTCTGATTGCCACGGTGATCTTCGTCCTGCCCGCGCCGATCCGCCTGACCCATCTGGGGATTTCGACCACGCCGCAGGCCCTTTTGGAGGCCGCGACCGCCTTTGGCGCCACCCCCCGACAAAGGTTGTGGAAGGTGGAACTGCCTTGGGCGCTGCCGCAGATCATGGCGGGGCTGAACCAGACGATCATGCTGTCGCTGTCCATGGTGGTGATCGCCGCGCTTGTGGGCGCGAATGGCCTTGGCGTGCCGGTCATCCGGGCGCTGAATTCCGTCAACACCTCGCTTGGTTTTGAATCCGGCTTCATCATCGTGGTGGTCGCCATCCTTCTGGATCGCATGCTGCGGATCGGAGATCAGAAATGA
- the topA gene encoding type I DNA topoisomerase has protein sequence MAVVVVESPAKAKTINKYLGSDFTVLASYGHVRDLPPKDGSVDPEQDFRMEWEVAAESKKHVRAIAEALKSDDTLILATDPDREGEAISWHLKEALASSIKKGKKVARVTFNAITKDAVTKAMKEPREVDEALVEAYLARRALDYLVGFTLSPVLWRKLPGAKSAGRVQSVCLRLIVEREMEIEAFRAQEYWTVKAVLATPRGQEFEATLTVLGGKKLSKFDIPTAEAAELAVKAVTSRTLTVKAVEAKPASRNPFAPFMTSTLQQEASRKYGMGAKATMSAAQRLYEAGHITYMRTDGIDMAPEAVMAARDEIKRRFGANYVPESPRMYKNKAKNAQEAHECIRPTDMSAGPEKLRLAEPDQKKLYELIWKRTIASQMAAARLERTSVDVGSADGEVLLRATGQVVLFDGFLAVYDEGRDDEDEDEGRLPQVMQGEAVDKRGVSPEQHFTQPPPRYTEATLVKRMEELGIGRPSTYASIIGTIQDREYVRKDKNRLIPEDKGRLVTAFLTNYFRRYVDFDFTADLETQLDDVSAGERDYKEVLSRFWRDFSAAIAETADLRIGEVLEKIDEFLAPHLYPARADGSDPRSCPVCGNGRLHLKTARSGGAFIGCGNYPECRYTRPIGGGEEGGAISADGTVLGQDEDGQPISLRAGRFGPYVQKGEASEANPKPPRASLPKGWSPESMTLERGLQLLNLPRPIGPHPADGVLVEAGIGRFGPYVKHGTVYANIPDVEEVFTIGMNRAVEVLAQKATRGRGSAAPAGPLRVLGDHPDGGEVQVMPGKYGPYVKWAKVNATLPKGVEPEAISLDEALVLIAEKAGKAGGKKAGKPKAAAKSAKPKAAAKPKSAVKAKAVAKAKN, from the coding sequence ATGGCTGTCGTCGTTGTGGAAAGCCCTGCCAAGGCGAAGACGATCAACAAATATTTGGGTTCCGATTTCACGGTTCTGGCGTCTTACGGCCATGTGCGGGACCTGCCGCCCAAGGACGGATCTGTCGATCCCGAACAGGATTTCCGCATGGAATGGGAGGTTGCGGCAGAATCGAAGAAGCATGTCCGCGCCATCGCCGAGGCGTTGAAATCCGACGATACGCTGATCCTTGCCACCGACCCGGATCGCGAGGGCGAGGCGATTTCCTGGCATCTGAAAGAAGCGCTCGCCTCTTCCATCAAGAAGGGCAAGAAGGTTGCCCGTGTGACCTTCAACGCCATCACGAAGGATGCCGTTACCAAGGCGATGAAGGAGCCGCGCGAGGTGGATGAGGCGTTGGTCGAGGCCTATCTGGCCCGCCGCGCGTTGGACTATCTGGTGGGCTTTACCCTGTCGCCCGTCTTGTGGCGCAAACTGCCGGGGGCGAAATCGGCGGGGCGCGTGCAATCCGTCTGTCTGCGTCTGATCGTCGAACGCGAGATGGAGATCGAGGCCTTCCGCGCGCAGGAATACTGGACGGTGAAGGCCGTTCTGGCCACGCCGCGGGGGCAGGAATTCGAAGCCACGCTGACGGTTCTGGGCGGGAAGAAACTGTCAAAATTCGACATTCCCACGGCCGAAGCGGCCGAGTTGGCGGTAAAAGCTGTCACTTCGCGAACATTGACGGTCAAGGCGGTTGAGGCGAAGCCTGCCAGCCGAAACCCCTTTGCCCCCTTCATGACATCGACCCTTCAGCAAGAGGCGAGCCGAAAATACGGCATGGGCGCGAAGGCCACCATGAGCGCGGCGCAGCGCCTCTATGAGGCGGGTCACATCACCTATATGCGGACCGACGGCATCGACATGGCGCCCGAGGCGGTGATGGCCGCGCGGGATGAGATCAAGCGTCGTTTCGGGGCGAATTACGTGCCGGAAAGCCCCCGCATGTACAAAAACAAGGCCAAGAATGCGCAAGAGGCGCATGAATGCATCCGGCCCACCGACATGTCAGCGGGGCCGGAAAAGCTGCGCCTTGCCGAGCCGGATCAGAAGAAGCTTTACGAACTGATCTGGAAGCGGACCATCGCGAGCCAGATGGCGGCGGCGCGGCTGGAACGCACCTCGGTTGATGTGGGCAGCGCGGATGGCGAGGTCCTCTTGCGCGCGACGGGGCAGGTGGTGCTGTTTGACGGCTTTCTTGCCGTCTATGACGAAGGCCGCGATGACGAGGATGAGGATGAGGGCCGCCTGCCGCAGGTGATGCAGGGCGAGGCGGTTGATAAGCGCGGGGTCAGCCCGGAGCAGCATTTCACCCAGCCCCCGCCGCGCTATACCGAAGCGACACTGGTGAAGCGGATGGAGGAGTTGGGGATCGGCCGCCCTTCAACCTATGCCAGCATCATCGGCACGATTCAGGACCGCGAGTATGTGCGCAAGGACAAGAACCGCCTGATCCCCGAAGATAAAGGGCGGTTGGTGACGGCCTTTCTGACCAACTATTTCCGTCGCTATGTCGATTTCGACTTCACCGCCGATCTTGAAACGCAACTGGATGACGTTTCGGCGGGCGAGCGGGATTACAAGGAGGTTCTGTCGCGCTTCTGGCGGGATTTCAGTGCGGCCATCGCGGAAACCGCCGATCTGCGGATCGGCGAGGTGCTTGAAAAGATTGATGAGTTTCTGGCCCCGCATCTTTATCCGGCGCGGGCGGATGGGTCTGATCCCCGATCCTGCCCCGTTTGCGGCAACGGGCGGCTGCATTTGAAGACGGCACGGTCGGGTGGGGCCTTCATTGGCTGCGGGAATTATCCCGAATGCCGCTATACCCGCCCCATCGGCGGCGGGGAGGAGGGCGGCGCGATTTCGGCCGATGGCACAGTCTTGGGTCAAGACGAGGATGGCCAGCCGATCAGCCTGCGCGCCGGGCGCTTTGGCCCCTATGTTCAGAAGGGCGAGGCGAGCGAGGCCAACCCGAAACCGCCGCGCGCCAGCCTGCCCAAAGGGTGGTCGCCGGAAAGCATGACGCTGGAACGTGGGCTGCAACTTTTGAATCTGCCCCGTCCGATCGGGCCGCATCCGGCGGATGGCGTCCTGGTCGAGGCGGGGATCGGGCGGTTCGGGCCTTATGTGAAACATGGGACGGTCTATGCCAATATTCCCGATGTGGAAGAGGTTTTCACCATCGGGATGAACCGCGCGGTAGAGGTTCTGGCCCAAAAGGCCACGCGCGGGCGCGGGTCGGCAGCCCCAGCTGGGCCATTGCGGGTGTTGGGCGACCATCCCGATGGCGGCGAAGTTCAGGTCATGCCCGGAAAATACGGGCCTTATGTGAAATGGGCCAAAGTGAACGCGACGCTGCCCAAAGGGGTGGAGCCGGAGGCGATCTCTTTGGACGAGGCGCTGGTTTTGATTGCGGAAAAAGCGGGCAAGGCCGGCGGCAAGAAGGCGGGCAAGCCAAAGGCCGCCGCCAAGAGCGCCAAGCCTAAGGCTGCGGCCAAGCCCAAGTCGGCGGTAAAGGCAAAGGCGGTGGCCAAGGCCAAAAACTAG
- the dprA gene encoding DNA-processing protein DprA, translated as MRDFSIPAPCDAHAADPVDRLRLIRSRRVGAVTYHRLVAEHGSVAAALAALPDVARAAGVEEYSPCPVEVARHEMAQARLAGARMVVPGDGLYPALLAQLPDAPPFLWVRGDPSWLARSMVALVGARNASSLGLRMARRLAQGLGAAGQVVVSGLARGIDAEAHEAALPTGTVAVMAGGVDVVYPEENAALAARLSEGGCLVSEQPMGLVPQARHFPLRNRIIAGMARAVVVVEAAARSGSLITARDALDMGREVMAVPGHPFDARAAGCNLLIRDGAVLVRQVSDVLEGLAAVTGHLEEAVDEADVIEDMPAPPGGDLPGPVPPRRPLADMAALHGQILTRLGPCPVAEDQLIRDLGLPAEAVARGLVALEMEGQVLRQPGGMLSRA; from the coding sequence ATGCGTGATTTTTCGATCCCGGCCCCCTGCGATGCCCATGCGGCGGACCCTGTTGATCGGTTGCGACTGATCCGATCCCGACGGGTGGGGGCGGTGACTTATCACAGGCTGGTGGCAGAGCATGGATCGGTTGCGGCGGCGCTGGCCGCGCTGCCAGATGTGGCGCGGGCGGCAGGGGTGGAAGAGTATTCCCCCTGCCCGGTCGAGGTAGCGCGTCATGAGATGGCGCAGGCGCGGCTTGCCGGCGCGCGAATGGTGGTACCCGGCGACGGGCTTTATCCCGCTCTTCTGGCGCAATTACCTGATGCGCCGCCCTTTTTGTGGGTGCGCGGCGATCCGTCATGGCTGGCACGGTCCATGGTGGCGCTGGTCGGTGCGCGGAATGCGTCATCGCTGGGGTTGCGGATGGCAAGGCGGCTGGCGCAGGGGCTGGGTGCGGCGGGGCAGGTGGTGGTGTCGGGGCTGGCGCGCGGCATCGACGCCGAGGCGCATGAGGCGGCGCTGCCAACCGGGACGGTTGCTGTGATGGCCGGGGGGGTTGATGTCGTCTACCCCGAAGAAAATGCCGCGCTTGCCGCGCGTTTGTCTGAGGGTGGCTGTCTGGTGTCGGAACAGCCGATGGGACTGGTGCCGCAGGCCCGGCATTTTCCGCTGCGCAATCGGATCATCGCCGGGATGGCGCGGGCGGTAGTGGTGGTGGAGGCGGCGGCGCGGTCCGGGTCGCTGATCACGGCGCGGGATGCGTTGGATATGGGGCGCGAGGTGATGGCCGTTCCGGGACACCCGTTCGATGCGCGCGCCGCGGGGTGCAATTTGCTCATCCGGGACGGGGCGGTTCTGGTGCGGCAAGTGTCGGATGTGCTGGAGGGGTTGGCAGCGGTGACCGGGCATCTTGAGGAGGCGGTCGATGAGGCGGATGTGATCGAAGATATGCCCGCCCCGCCGGGTGGCGACCTGCCCGGCCCCGTTCCGCCCCGGCGTCCCTTGGCGGATATGGCGGCGCTGCATGGGCAAATTCTGACCCGACTGGGGCCATGCCCGGTGGCAGAGGATCAGTTGATTCGCGACCTTGGCCTGCCAGCCGAGGCGGTGGCGCGTGGTCTGGTCGCGCTGGAGATGGAGGGGCAGGTCCTACGGCAGCCGGGGGGGATGTTGTCGCGGGCCTGA
- a CDS encoding biotin transporter BioY: MERSLAHIALFAALIAVLGFVPQIMLPFGVPITAQSLGIMLCGTVLGAKRGALAVLLFLALVALGLPLLSGGRGGLGVFASPTVGFLIGFPVAAFVAGLVTEKLRLAILPAAAIGAFLGGVVGLYAFGIPGLALMLDKSLSEAALMVTAFLPGDLIKVVLAALITQGIARMRPDALLSRS; this comes from the coding sequence ATGGAACGCAGCCTCGCCCATATTGCCCTCTTTGCCGCGTTGATCGCGGTCTTGGGTTTTGTGCCGCAAATCATGCTGCCCTTCGGAGTGCCTATCACGGCGCAAAGCCTTGGCATCATGCTGTGTGGCACGGTGCTGGGCGCGAAACGCGGGGCACTGGCTGTGCTTTTGTTCCTTGCACTCGTTGCGCTTGGCCTGCCGCTTCTGTCCGGGGGGCGCGGGGGGCTTGGCGTTTTTGCCTCGCCGACCGTGGGCTTCCTGATCGGCTTTCCCGTCGCGGCTTTCGTCGCGGGTCTGGTGACAGAAAAGCTGCGCCTTGCCATTCTGCCAGCGGCAGCGATCGGGGCTTTCCTTGGCGGGGTCGTCGGCCTTTACGCCTTTGGCATTCCGGGTCTGGCGCTGATGCTGGATAAGTCGCTGTCCGAGGCTGCGCTGATGGTCACGGCTTTCCTGCCCGGCGATCTGATCAAGGTCGTCCTCGCCGCGCTGATCACCCAAGGTATTGCCCGGATGCGGCCCGACGCGCTCTTGTCGCGCAGCTGA
- a CDS encoding energy-coupling factor ABC transporter ATP-binding protein, with protein sequence MSGSVEHKESGIVLRGAGFAIRGTAILSGLDLALTERRIGILGRNGSGKTTLLRLLAGLIAPTSGTVKVDGIDPARDRKAMLSRIGILFQNPDQQILFPTVVEELAFGLRQQGHADAEARARTALAAEGHGDWADRPVSTLSQGQRQWLCLLSVLLMQPGTILLDEPFAALDLPTAARLSRRLAALPQRLITISHAPDAVAQCDRLLWLEAGRIRADGPPAEVIPAFTAEMARLGEVDADPHLPG encoded by the coding sequence ATGTCAGGGTCCGTTGAACATAAGGAAAGCGGCATCGTCCTGCGGGGCGCGGGCTTTGCCATTCGGGGCACAGCCATCCTGTCCGGGCTTGATCTTGCCCTGACCGAAAGGCGCATCGGCATCCTTGGGCGGAACGGGTCGGGCAAGACCACGCTTCTGCGGCTTCTGGCCGGGCTGATCGCGCCGACCTCTGGCACGGTAAAAGTGGACGGGATTGATCCCGCGCGCGACCGCAAGGCCATGCTGTCGAGGATCGGCATTCTGTTTCAGAACCCCGATCAGCAGATCCTATTTCCCACGGTGGTTGAGGAATTGGCCTTCGGCCTGCGCCAGCAGGGCCATGCCGATGCTGAGGCCCGCGCCCGCACAGCACTTGCCGCAGAGGGCCATGGCGATTGGGCAGACCGCCCCGTTTCCACACTGTCACAAGGGCAGCGGCAATGGCTCTGCCTGCTTTCGGTCCTGCTGATGCAGCCAGGTACGATCCTCTTGGATGAACCCTTCGCCGCGCTTGACCTGCCCACGGCCGCGCGGCTGTCGCGCCGCCTTGCCGCCCTGCCCCAGCGCCTGATCACAATCAGCCATGCCCCCGACGCCGTCGCCCAATGCGACCGTCTTCTTTGGCTGGAGGCTGGCCGCATCCGCGCCGACGGCCCGCCTGCCGAGGTGATTCCCGCCTTCACCGCCGAAATGGCGCGACTGGGAGAGGTTGATGCTGACCCTCACCTCCCCGGTTGA
- a CDS encoding energy-coupling factor transporter transmembrane component T family protein, whose protein sequence is MLTLTSPVETPLHRWPAAVKLGALCALTLVLFQIADPLILLSVATALAALHLALDPALAKVALRQLRPLWPFILLLALWHGVTGDVAQGATIALRLITAVAAANLVTMTTRLSDMMAVLDRLTAPLARIGLPARRISLAVALTIRFIPVLADRIEDIRNAWRARAARPPGWRILIPAALAALDEADHVAESLRARGGAG, encoded by the coding sequence ATGCTGACCCTCACCTCCCCGGTTGAAACGCCGCTACATCGCTGGCCTGCGGCGGTGAAGCTTGGCGCGCTCTGCGCCCTGACCCTTGTCCTCTTCCAGATCGCTGATCCGCTGATCCTTCTTTCCGTTGCCACCGCGCTGGCGGCGCTGCATCTGGCGCTTGACCCGGCACTGGCCAAGGTGGCGCTGCGGCAGTTGCGTCCGCTCTGGCCGTTTATTCTTCTCCTCGCGCTTTGGCATGGCGTGACCGGGGATGTCGCCCAAGGTGCCACCATCGCGCTGCGCCTGATCACTGCTGTTGCGGCAGCAAACCTTGTCACCATGACGACGCGACTGTCGGACATGATGGCGGTTCTTGATCGGCTGACCGCACCGCTCGCCCGCATCGGCCTGCCCGCACGCCGTATCTCCTTGGCCGTGGCGCTGACTATCCGCTTCATCCCCGTCCTTGCCGACCGGATCGAGGACATCCGCAACGCATGGCGCGCCCGCGCCGCCCGCCCGCCGGGATGGCGCATCCTGATCCCCGCCGCCCTTGCCGCGCTGGATGAGGCCGATCATGTTGCCGAATCCTTGCGGGCACGTGGAGGCGCAGGATAA
- a CDS encoding 4-aminobutyrate--2-oxoglutarate transaminase, whose protein sequence is MQNAEVARRRDEAISRGVGMMTQIYADRALNAEIWDIEGNRYIDFAAGIAVVNTGHCHPKVMAAVTEQMGRFTHTCHQVLPYENYIRLAERLNAAVPGDFQKKTIFVTTGAEACENAIKIARIATGRNAVIAFGGGFHGRTFMGMSLTGKVEPYKKGFGAMMPDVFHVPFPMGPHGISTEDSMKGIEKLFKADLDPARVAAIIFEPVQGEGGFYEAPTDLVRAIRALCDKHGIVMIADEVQTGFARTGNLFAMQMHGVAADLTTMAKGLAGGLPLAAVTGKAELMDAANPGGLGGTYAGNPLGIAASHAVLDVIEEEQLCARANELGSRLKQRLEAIRSTTPEIVDIRGPGFMVAVEFANPGNKEPDAGFTGRVRMEALKRGLILLTCGVYGNVIRFLAPITIPDAHFAEAMDILEEAVAAARQG, encoded by the coding sequence ATGCAGAATGCCGAAGTCGCCCGCCGCCGGGATGAAGCCATTTCCCGCGGCGTGGGCATGATGACCCAGATTTATGCCGACCGCGCCCTGAATGCGGAGATCTGGGATATCGAGGGCAATCGTTATATCGACTTTGCCGCCGGGATCGCCGTGGTGAATACCGGCCATTGCCACCCCAAGGTCATGGCCGCCGTGACAGAACAGATGGGCCGCTTTACCCATACCTGCCATCAGGTTCTGCCCTATGAAAATTACATCCGTCTGGCCGAACGGCTGAACGCAGCCGTTCCCGGCGATTTCCAGAAGAAGACGATCTTCGTCACCACGGGCGCCGAGGCCTGTGAAAACGCCATCAAGATCGCCCGCATCGCCACGGGCCGCAATGCCGTCATCGCCTTTGGCGGCGGCTTCCATGGCCGGACCTTCATGGGCATGTCGCTGACCGGCAAGGTCGAACCGTACAAGAAGGGCTTCGGCGCGATGATGCCCGATGTCTTCCACGTGCCCTTCCCGATGGGGCCGCATGGGATCTCGACCGAAGATTCGATGAAAGGCATCGAAAAGCTGTTCAAGGCCGATCTCGACCCGGCCCGTGTCGCCGCCATCATCTTCGAACCCGTGCAGGGCGAAGGCGGCTTCTATGAGGCACCGACCGACCTTGTCCGTGCCATCCGCGCGCTTTGCGACAAGCATGGCATCGTGATGATCGCGGATGAGGTGCAGACAGGCTTCGCCCGCACCGGCAACCTCTTTGCCATGCAGATGCATGGCGTGGCCGCCGACCTGACCACGATGGCCAAGGGCCTTGCCGGCGGCCTGCCGCTCGCGGCCGTGACCGGCAAGGCCGAACTGATGGATGCCGCCAATCCCGGCGGTCTGGGCGGCACCTATGCGGGCAACCCCTTGGGCATCGCAGCAAGCCATGCCGTCCTTGACGTGATCGAGGAAGAACAGCTTTGCGCCCGCGCCAATGAACTCGGCTCGCGGCTGAAGCAGCGGTTAGAGGCGATCCGCTCCACCACCCCGGAAATCGTGGATATCCGCGGTCCCGGCTTCATGGTGGCCGTCGAATTCGCCAATCCCGGCAACAAGGAACCCGATGCGGGCTTCACCGGCCGCGTTCGGATGGAGGCGCTGAAGCGCGGGCTGATCCTCTTGACCTGCGGCGTCTATGGCAATGTGATCCGCTTCCTTGCGCCGATCACCATTCCTGACGCGCATTTCGCCGAAGCAATGGATATCCTTGAAGAGGCCGTCGCGGCTGCTCGTCAGGGCTGA
- a CDS encoding acetyl-CoA C-acyltransferase: protein MAEIWRAIMRAFVTAARRTAVVPRGGAFRDLSVEALGAPVIGALLTDAGVAPEEVDEVIVANAIGPGGNVARRVALAAGLPEKVAGLTVDRQCAGGLDALLLARAMVMAGLAEVVVAGGVESYSQAPERRMPGAAAPYVQAPFTPWPERDPEMAVAADALGARLGISRDRADAWAVESHRKARAADMTAEIVPVNGIARDVFARDLTVAVAARAPVVAGRVTAANAAVAADGAAFALVVSERVAARAGRACRIAGGVTRGGVPWEPGLAPIAAIGEALATCGLRAQNLTLAEIMEAYAVQAIACVDGAELDPAWVNRKGGALARGHPIGASGAVLAVRLFHDLQQGAGVAAIASAGGIGTAVVFAA, encoded by the coding sequence ATGGCAGAGATCTGGAGGGCGATCATGCGCGCCTTTGTGACTGCCGCACGGCGGACGGCGGTGGTGCCGCGCGGAGGGGCCTTTCGCGACCTGAGCGTTGAGGCGCTGGGCGCGCCAGTGATCGGGGCGCTTTTGACGGATGCGGGTGTGGCGCCGGAAGAAGTGGACGAGGTGATCGTCGCCAATGCCATCGGGCCGGGTGGCAATGTCGCGCGTCGGGTGGCGCTGGCGGCGGGGCTGCCAGAGAAGGTGGCAGGGCTGACGGTGGATCGGCAATGCGCGGGGGGCCTTGATGCGCTGCTTCTGGCGCGGGCCATGGTGATGGCGGGGCTGGCGGAGGTGGTCGTTGCGGGGGGCGTGGAAAGCTATTCCCAAGCGCCAGAGCGGCGGATGCCGGGGGCGGCTGCGCCCTATGTTCAGGCCCCTTTCACGCCATGGCCGGAGCGGGACCCGGAGATGGCGGTGGCGGCGGATGCCTTGGGCGCGCGGCTGGGGATATCGCGCGACCGCGCCGATGCTTGGGCGGTGGAAAGCCATCGCAAGGCGCGTGCGGCGGATATGACGGCCGAAATCGTGCCGGTGAACGGGATAGCGCGTGATGTCTTTGCGCGCGACCTGACAGTCGCAGTGGCCGCGCGGGCACCGGTGGTGGCTGGCAGGGTGACGGCGGCCAATGCAGCGGTGGCGGCGGATGGGGCCGCCTTTGCCCTTGTCGTGTCAGAACGGGTTGCGGCAAGGGCAGGGAGAGCCTGCCGGATTGCTGGCGGGGTGACGCGGGGGGGCGTGCCATGGGAGCCGGGTCTTGCCCCGATCGCCGCCATTGGAGAGGCGCTGGCGACCTGCGGTCTGCGGGCGCAGAATCTGACGCTGGCGGAGATCATGGAGGCCTATGCCGTGCAGGCCATCGCCTGTGTGGATGGGGCCGAGCTTGATCCTGCGTGGGTGAACCGGAAGGGAGGGGCGCTGGCGCGGGGGCATCCGATCGGGGCATCGGGCGCAGTTCTGGCGGTGCGGCTGTTTCATGATTTGCAGCAAGGCGCAGGCGTGGCGGCCATTGCTTCGGCCGGAGGGATTGGAACGGCGGTGGTGTTTGCGGCGTAG
- the choV gene encoding choline ABC transporter ATP-binding protein, producing the protein MSAPQETAGLAVRFDNVSIVFGDAPGRALPLMDDGKSRAEVQNATGQVLGVHDCSLDVAEGEILVLMGLSGSGKSTLLRAVNALNPVCRGAVWVCDGNGLVDVTHADADTLRRIRLTRVAMVFQQFGLLPWRTVRENVGLGLELGGMSPAERRDRVDTQLELVNLSQWADRKVGELSGGMQQRVGLARAFATEAPILLMDEPFSALDPLIRARLQDELLDLQATLKRTIIFVSHDLDEAFKIGNRIALMEGGRIVQCGTARQIIANPVSDYVADFVAHMNPLGVLTARDVMAAGATAQGRAVDAETPVRAVMEMLRDGASDLTVTEAGHPIGAIRAADVMARLINPRGA; encoded by the coding sequence ATGTCAGCGCCACAGGAGACCGCAGGTCTTGCCGTGCGGTTCGACAATGTCTCTATCGTTTTTGGCGATGCGCCCGGCCGCGCCCTGCCCCTGATGGATGACGGAAAATCGCGGGCCGAGGTGCAGAATGCCACCGGGCAGGTGCTGGGGGTGCATGATTGCTCGCTCGACGTGGCCGAAGGCGAAATCCTTGTCCTCATGGGCCTGTCGGGATCGGGGAAATCCACCCTGCTGCGCGCGGTGAATGCCCTTAACCCTGTCTGCCGGGGTGCGGTCTGGGTCTGCGACGGCAACGGGCTTGTCGATGTCACCCATGCCGATGCCGATACGCTGCGCCGCATCCGGTTGACCCGTGTCGCGATGGTGTTCCAACAATTTGGCCTTCTGCCTTGGCGCACGGTGCGCGAAAATGTGGGGCTTGGTCTTGAACTGGGCGGCATGTCACCTGCCGAACGGCGCGACCGGGTGGATACCCAGCTTGAACTCGTGAACCTGTCGCAATGGGCCGACCGCAAGGTGGGCGAACTGTCCGGCGGCATGCAGCAGCGCGTGGGCCTAGCCCGCGCCTTTGCCACCGAGGCCCCGATCCTGCTGATGGATGAACCCTTTTCGGCGCTGGACCCCCTGATCCGTGCGCGTTTGCAGGATGAACTTCTCGACCTGCAAGCCACGCTGAAACGCACCATCATCTTCGTCAGCCACGATCTGGACGAGGCCTTCAAGATCGGCAACCGCATTGCCCTGATGGAGGGCGGCCGCATCGTCCAATGCGGCACGGCACGCCAGATCATCGCTAACCCGGTGTCGGATTACGTTGCCGATTTCGTGGCGCATATGAACCCGCTGGGCGTTCTGACCGCGCGCGATGTGATGGCGGCGGGGGCAACCGCGCAAGGCCGTGCGGTGGATGCCGAAACCCCCGTCCGCGCGGTGATGGAGATGCTGCGTGATGGTGCTTCAGACCTGACCGTGACCGAAGCCGGCCACCCCATCGGGGCCATCCGCGCTGCCGATGTCATGGCCCGGCTGATCAATCCGCGCGGGGCATGA